A window from Taeniopygia guttata chromosome 10, bTaeGut7.mat, whole genome shotgun sequence encodes these proteins:
- the TIPIN gene encoding TIMELESS-interacting protein, producing the protein MLDPLENNLFDLPDYENTEDETFPPLPPPGSPGRDDAEWAQANGDPDGNQQSQTKDSAVTTQKAVKRPRPRLDAQRLISERGIPALRNMFDNVKFKGKGHEAEDLKTLIQHMEHWAHRLFPQLRFEDFIDRVESLGNKKEVQTCLKRIRLDLPILHEDFKHNEEADGESNGLDAAADDAQELNSLPGTSLTEEQQERMKRNRQLALERRQARLQGLSQSQHQELPSSYSEEELDSPVAQDSTDLTEDTQVPAAKDTPTEDGDDELESAREEQ; encoded by the exons ATGCTGGATCCTTTAGAGAACAACTTGTTTGATCTTCCTGATTATGAGAACACAGAAGACGAAACCTTCCCACCTCTTCCACCTCCTGGCTCTCCAGGAAGAGACGATGCAGAATGGGCTCAGGCTAATGGAG ATCCAGATGGAAACCAGCAGTCCCAAACAAAGGATTCTGCTGTGACCACACAGAAGGCAGTAAAAAGACCAAGGCCTAGATTAGATGCCCAAAG GTTAATTTCAGAAAGAGGAATCCCAGCTCTGAGAAACATGTTTGACAACGTGAAGTTCAAGGGCAAAGGGCACGAG GCAGAGGACCTGAAGACACTGATCCAGCACATGGAGCACTGGGCCCACAGGCTGTTCCCACAGCTGCGGTTCGAGGATTTTATTGACAGAGTGGAGTCTTTGGGAAACAAAAAGGAAGTTCAG ACCTGCCTGAAGCGGATTAGGCTTGATCTTCCTATTTTACATGAAGACTTCAAACATAATGAAG AAGCAGACGGGGAGAGCAATGGGCTGGATGCAGCTGCAGACGATGCACAGGAGCTGAATTCCCTGCCTGGGACAAGCCTGacggaggagcagcaggagcggATGAAGAGGAACCGGCAGCTGGCGCTGGAGCGGAGGCAGGCGCGGCTGCAGGGCCTCAGCCAGTCCCAGCACCAGG agCTCCCCAGCAGTTACTCAGAAGAGGAGTTGGACAGCCCAGTTGCTCAGGATTCCACTGACCTTACTGAAGACACTCAGGTTCCTGCAGCCAAGGATACTCCCACAGAGGATGGAGATGATGAATTGGAAAGTGCCAGGGAAGAGCAGTAG